One Spirochaeta africana DSM 8902 genomic window carries:
- a CDS encoding helix-turn-helix transcriptional regulator: MSYRAMHKRMSYIDQRLRHRQDYPSANDIVQSLEREYGETCSKRTVQRDIERMAGDGAPIEYDPHRHGYYYTDLNWQLPAFNLTEGDLMALMVADRALEGYRNSPYHDELLKVFERMTALLPERVTVSSEDLAANITVISDPTTRITAEVWAAIRDGLYRTRKVTLWYRSPGYSESVPRQVNPLHLVGHRGEWYLLCWSHHHEQIRIFALNRIERARVDTAKFAYPTDFRADDYIDPAFGVFVNEGMVDVAIRFDGDAASKIPERRWHSDQTIETLQDGGIVLRFRTNQQSQLLFWVSQWGPSAEILEPAELRDRAREWFRETAARYQG; this comes from the coding sequence ATGAGTTACCGGGCAATGCACAAACGGATGAGCTATATCGATCAGCGCCTGCGGCATCGGCAGGATTATCCATCGGCGAATGATATTGTTCAGTCTCTGGAGCGCGAATACGGGGAAACCTGCTCGAAGCGTACCGTGCAGCGCGACATCGAGCGAATGGCCGGTGATGGCGCCCCGATCGAGTATGATCCCCATCGGCATGGCTATTATTACACGGATCTGAACTGGCAGCTGCCGGCATTCAACCTGACCGAGGGTGATTTGATGGCCCTGATGGTGGCCGACCGGGCCCTGGAAGGCTATCGCAACAGCCCCTACCATGACGAACTCCTGAAGGTGTTTGAGCGGATGACCGCCCTGCTGCCGGAACGGGTTACCGTCAGTTCCGAGGATCTGGCAGCGAACATAACGGTTATCTCCGACCCGACTACCCGCATCACAGCCGAGGTTTGGGCAGCGATTCGGGACGGGCTGTACCGTACCCGCAAGGTAACACTCTGGTATCGTTCCCCGGGCTACAGCGAGTCGGTACCGCGGCAGGTTAACCCCCTGCACCTGGTGGGGCATCGCGGGGAGTGGTATCTGCTGTGCTGGTCGCATCACCATGAACAGATACGGATCTTTGCCCTGAATCGCATCGAGCGTGCACGGGTGGATACCGCGAAATTCGCCTATCCGACCGATTTTCGGGCTGATGACTACATTGATCCCGCTTTCGGGGTGTTTGTAAACGAGGGTATGGTGGATGTTGCCATCAGGTTCGACGGTGACGCAGCCAGCAAGATCCCCGAGCGGCGCTGGCACAGCGACCAGACCATCGAAACCCTGCAGGACGGCGGCATCGTCCTGCGATTCCGCACCAACCAGCAATCCCAGCTGCTGTTCTGGGTCTCGCAGTGGGGTCCGAGCGC
- a CDS encoding Cof-type HAD-IIB family hydrolase produces the protein MDYQLIAFDMDDTLLDAERRVSPENRQALQELVHQGMRIVLCSGRPTPSLLQLARDLFPKAGTDNADEYIVSFNGAAVVAVASGQELHSTPIPVEAGLAILAAAREHGILLQAYSKDQFYTERDDERARDYSQSVGLPFEVVDDLADIIRAGSLKLLMNAPHEQLVQTKRHLQELSDRGELHMVFSKPHYLECLHPGVNKATGLEHLCRMLNLDLQQVIAVGDSHNDLEMLQHAGLGVAVANARDELKAAADMVLESDHTQSIAVELLRRITGLRTDISPKLQ, from the coding sequence ATGGATTACCAGCTGATTGCCTTTGACATGGATGACACCCTGCTGGATGCCGAGCGTCGCGTCAGCCCGGAAAACCGCCAGGCCTTGCAGGAACTGGTGCACCAGGGGATGCGGATTGTGCTGTGTTCCGGCCGCCCCACCCCCAGCCTGCTGCAGCTGGCACGCGACCTGTTCCCGAAAGCCGGAACCGATAACGCAGATGAATACATTGTGAGTTTCAACGGCGCAGCAGTTGTTGCCGTTGCCAGCGGGCAGGAACTGCACAGCACCCCGATTCCGGTTGAGGCCGGCCTGGCAATCCTGGCAGCAGCCCGGGAGCACGGCATTCTGCTGCAGGCCTACAGCAAGGATCAATTTTACACCGAACGCGACGACGAGCGCGCCCGGGACTACAGTCAGTCGGTTGGCCTGCCGTTCGAGGTGGTGGACGACCTGGCAGACATCATTCGTGCCGGCAGCCTGAAGTTGCTGATGAATGCCCCTCACGAACAGTTGGTACAAACAAAACGACACCTGCAGGAACTTTCCGATCGCGGTGAGCTGCACATGGTGTTCTCCAAACCCCACTACCTTGAGTGCCTGCACCCCGGGGTGAATAAAGCAACCGGGCTGGAACACCTCTGCCGTATGCTGAATCTCGACCTGCAGCAGGTAATCGCCGTGGGCGACAGCCATAACGACCTGGAAATGCTCCAGCATGCCGGGCTGGGAGTCGCCGTTGCCAATGCGCGCGATGAACTGAAGGCAGCCGCCGACATGGTGCTGGAATCGGACCATACACAATCGATCGCGGTGGAGCTGCTGAGGCGTATCACAGGATTACGGACTGATATCAGCCCCAAGCTCCAGTGA
- a CDS encoding MFS transporter: MPHRKIQLKLIASHLLFALIVTSMPSLLAVFRLEFGLGVFQSSVLPMAITVPVMIANLFVGFLIAHIGQKAVLLSSLVLEITGLILVSLAPGFAMVLIGFSLVGLATGAAFTALTTVYSELPEKYQDFGLYHAFFGVAGILSPIIISFWLEAGLGYRSLFGVYAGLFVLLMAALSTSRSISNQKFREFAITDMVKVAGSPLMLLGVSVFALYAAVEIGGSTWSVSAGISIFSLSSRTANLLLSAFWLVFTLMRFGTDAAARRVGALNLVRGCLLLAVVSLIVWIVGLTPYAFVLLGAALGPVFPAFQKHMNGLLPRQQRGLFNGLSYLATGVASTVFIPLMGGIGEQSLAYAYIPLVVCGVAMVLVVTAIRRHTASS; encoded by the coding sequence ATGCCGCACCGCAAAATTCAACTCAAGCTGATCGCTTCGCATCTTCTGTTCGCGCTCATTGTAACTTCCATGCCCTCCCTGCTGGCGGTGTTCCGGCTGGAGTTCGGCCTGGGGGTTTTTCAGAGCAGTGTCTTGCCGATGGCGATCACTGTTCCGGTCATGATCGCCAACCTGTTTGTCGGTTTTCTGATCGCACATATCGGGCAAAAGGCGGTCCTGCTGTCATCCCTGGTGCTGGAGATCACGGGACTGATTCTGGTAAGCCTTGCACCAGGTTTTGCGATGGTACTGATCGGCTTCTCGCTGGTGGGGCTGGCAACCGGGGCAGCCTTTACGGCACTGACCACGGTGTATTCCGAACTGCCGGAGAAGTATCAGGATTTTGGCTTGTACCATGCGTTCTTCGGGGTTGCCGGTATTCTTTCTCCGATTATTATCAGTTTTTGGCTGGAAGCAGGCCTGGGATACCGCAGTCTGTTCGGGGTGTATGCCGGACTGTTTGTGCTGCTGATGGCAGCACTGTCCACCTCGCGGTCAATATCCAATCAGAAGTTCCGGGAGTTCGCGATCACCGACATGGTGAAGGTAGCTGGTTCTCCATTGATGCTGCTGGGGGTCAGTGTGTTCGCGCTCTATGCAGCGGTGGAGATTGGCGGTTCTACCTGGAGCGTAAGTGCCGGGATCAGCATCTTTTCCCTGTCGTCGCGCACTGCCAATCTGCTGCTGAGTGCATTCTGGCTGGTGTTTACCCTGATGCGTTTCGGGACTGATGCGGCGGCACGGCGGGTTGGCGCCCTGAATCTGGTGCGCGGCTGTCTGCTGCTGGCTGTGGTGTCCTTGATTGTGTGGATCGTCGGTCTTACCCCGTATGCCTTCGTACTTCTCGGTGCTGCACTGGGCCCGGTCTTTCCGGCCTTTCAGAAGCACATGAACGGTCTGCTGCCGCGGCAGCAGCGGGGGCTGTTTAATGGCTTGTCTTACCTCGCGACCGGGGTGGCCTCTACGGTGTTCATTCCGCTTATGGGGGGGATCGGGGAGCAGAGCCTGGCCTATGCCTATATCCCGCTGGTTGTGTGCGGTGTGGCGATGGTGCTGGTGGTTACCGCCATTCGGCGGCACACTGCCAGCAGCTGA
- a CDS encoding PAS domain-containing protein: MNTNCYRLHPYRALVGLVCLLATAGPPLLSADPPYDILVLNSYHPTMRWGEEILQGVADEFPRETAAESLYVEYLDTKRWDPVEIFPIQAAMLQAKYHGRLPQLIIASDDNALDFLAMYRDRVFPGVPVLYAGINRAEQEVQELVGEWAVGVIEQVDFSGTIELALQLLPELQQLVVITDDTITADLNLRLLQSTETDRPLEITLLRDLPPDELKARLQQLSEESAILYVSYIRVSTGELFSYTGGLELVSRNAAVPVFVVWDFLLGNGHAVGGRVLRGRDQGHAVARMARSFFDSGELPAADPAAYPQSRVLLDYPAVRQHRLLGAVRESRMDVGWINRPQTAWDIYRMEISMLLVVILSLLLLLGLTAAGRRRLRHQHELLGRSERRWQFALEGGRSGVWDWDVQHDNLFVSERWYAMLGYSPGDWITAVRDSLELVHPEDLPRVTAAAAAIRSSHSREYELRCRKRCADGQYRWMLDQGMVMERDPAGVPLRAIGTQTDIHALITLQQDLQASLATKETLIKEIHHRVKNNMQMVASMLNLEMSQQDRQDFAVLAEKTRMRIHAMAALHERLYTVDTTALVPLAGYILDLVAHLKQLCGAQIAVQVTAALPEIDLDIDTALPLGLLLNELVSNACEHAFAQQLPISAKPQVAVAGWADPDAVTIQVSDNGCGLTWAAYERHVQQRQSLGLVLVDSLVQQLQGELAITTPDAGGTRVTVKIPKRQHR; the protein is encoded by the coding sequence GTGAATACGAACTGTTACCGCCTGCATCCATATCGGGCTTTGGTCGGTCTTGTGTGCCTGCTGGCCACGGCCGGGCCGCCGCTGCTGAGTGCGGACCCCCCGTACGATATCCTGGTGCTGAACAGCTATCACCCCACGATGCGCTGGGGAGAAGAGATTCTGCAGGGGGTTGCGGATGAGTTTCCGCGAGAGACCGCCGCCGAGAGCCTGTATGTAGAGTATCTGGATACCAAGCGCTGGGATCCCGTGGAGATATTTCCGATCCAGGCGGCCATGCTGCAGGCCAAGTACCACGGGCGTTTGCCGCAGCTGATCATAGCTTCCGACGATAATGCCCTGGATTTTCTGGCCATGTATCGCGACCGGGTGTTCCCCGGGGTGCCGGTGCTGTATGCCGGCATCAACCGTGCCGAGCAGGAGGTTCAGGAGCTGGTGGGTGAATGGGCCGTCGGGGTGATCGAGCAGGTGGACTTCTCCGGCACTATTGAGCTGGCACTGCAGCTGCTCCCGGAGCTGCAGCAGCTGGTGGTCATAACCGACGACACGATTACCGCGGATCTGAATCTGCGCCTGTTGCAGTCGACAGAAACCGATCGGCCGCTGGAAATCACACTGCTGCGTGATCTGCCCCCGGATGAACTCAAGGCCCGACTCCAGCAACTTTCTGAAGAGAGTGCGATTCTCTATGTGTCCTATATTCGGGTAAGCACTGGGGAGCTGTTCAGCTATACCGGCGGCCTGGAACTGGTGAGCCGGAATGCTGCGGTACCGGTTTTTGTGGTCTGGGACTTCCTGCTGGGCAATGGCCATGCTGTCGGCGGGCGGGTGCTGCGTGGCCGGGATCAGGGACATGCTGTGGCACGCATGGCCCGCAGCTTTTTCGACAGCGGCGAGCTGCCAGCAGCTGATCCTGCCGCGTATCCGCAATCCCGGGTTCTTCTGGACTACCCGGCGGTTCGTCAGCATCGTTTGCTGGGTGCTGTACGGGAAAGCCGGATGGATGTCGGCTGGATAAACCGACCGCAGACCGCCTGGGATATCTACCGCATGGAGATCTCGATGCTGTTGGTAGTCATCCTGAGCCTGCTGCTGCTGCTCGGGCTGACCGCTGCCGGGCGTCGGCGACTGCGGCACCAGCATGAACTGCTTGGCCGGAGCGAACGACGCTGGCAGTTCGCCCTCGAGGGCGGACGCAGTGGCGTCTGGGACTGGGATGTTCAGCATGACAATCTGTTTGTGTCCGAACGCTGGTATGCCATGCTGGGGTATTCGCCGGGAGACTGGATTACCGCAGTACGTGACAGCCTGGAACTGGTGCACCCCGAGGATCTGCCCCGGGTTACGGCGGCGGCAGCGGCGATCCGTTCCAGTCATAGCCGTGAGTATGAACTGCGCTGTCGAAAACGCTGTGCAGACGGGCAGTATCGCTGGATGCTGGATCAGGGGATGGTGATGGAGCGGGATCCTGCCGGCGTACCACTGCGGGCAATCGGCACCCAGACCGATATCCATGCACTGATCACCCTGCAGCAGGATCTGCAGGCCAGTCTTGCGACCAAGGAAACCTTGATCAAAGAGATTCACCATCGGGTAAAGAACAACATGCAGATGGTGGCCAGCATGCTCAATCTTGAGATGTCTCAGCAGGATCGGCAGGACTTTGCCGTGCTCGCCGAAAAAACCCGTATGCGCATCCATGCGATGGCAGCCCTGCATGAACGCTTGTATACCGTGGATACTACCGCACTGGTTCCCCTGGCGGGGTATATCCTGGATCTGGTAGCCCATCTCAAGCAGTTGTGCGGTGCACAGATAGCGGTGCAGGTAACGGCAGCCCTGCCTGAGATAGATCTGGACATCGACACAGCGCTGCCGCTGGGGCTGCTGCTGAACGAGCTGGTGAGCAACGCATGCGAGCACGCCTTTGCGCAGCAGCTGCCGATCAGTGCGAAACCGCAGGTTGCCGTCGCTGGCTGGGCGGATCCGGACGCTGTTACTATCCAGGTAAGCGATAACGGCTGCGGGCTCACCTGGGCCGCGTATGAGCGCCATGTTCAGCAGCGACAATCGCTGGGGCTGGTGCTGGTGGACAGCCTGGTGCAGCAGCTGCAGGGCGAGCTTGCTATTACTACCCCGGATGCCGGTGGCACCAGGGTAACTGTCAAGATTCCGAAAAGACAGCACCGATGA
- a CDS encoding YjfB family protein, whose translation MDIAQASTALHQANVQMEAGLRVQSMAQDHAEIQGEGLNRLLEGTTVLQPTEAAHLGNMVDIQA comes from the coding sequence ATGGACATAGCTCAAGCATCCACCGCCCTTCATCAGGCCAATGTGCAGATGGAGGCAGGTCTGCGCGTACAGAGTATGGCGCAGGATCATGCCGAGATTCAGGGAGAAGGTCTGAACCGACTTCTGGAAGGCACCACGGTGCTGCAGCCAACCGAGGCCGCGCATCTGGGCAATATGGTCGATATCCAGGCCTGA
- a CDS encoding CobW family GTP-binding protein, translating to MSTVVNIPVVCVSGLLGSGKSTTVASLLDSRRHGSVGVVVQDLADSNIDTALLQGGETIEATPQFWIEPVVDGVHEAVRALLDRGNFSAIIIETSGAIPVTRVLHEARLHELPAVRYAGCITVLDAQQVLGFDTPESVPEILQDTFRAADLILLNKIDRVPLMQRSGLQAKARNLVRECGGQAPLRATRFGRVSLNELLQSLPHAPTVSPTAVQPGAAPELKHGVFQSHRPFCSAGIYTWLQEITENPPAGLLRAKGFFYVDSMPDYILVFDVVHRHIEIGIEGVWWVTIPAEKRPDDPAIAEALAAGGEFADRKQQLVFIGEDLDIASLQQQLENLLCDEFSPPAEDDPMRGALRKQLAQLKSGRRQKNRRL from the coding sequence ATGAGTACAGTCGTCAATATTCCAGTGGTATGCGTGTCGGGATTGCTTGGTTCCGGCAAAAGCACCACGGTTGCTTCGCTGCTTGATTCGCGGCGCCACGGCTCGGTGGGGGTTGTGGTTCAGGACCTGGCCGACAGCAACATAGATACCGCGCTGCTGCAGGGCGGCGAGACCATAGAGGCTACCCCGCAATTCTGGATCGAGCCGGTTGTGGATGGTGTACACGAGGCGGTGCGGGCCTTACTGGATCGCGGCAACTTCTCGGCGATCATCATCGAGACCAGCGGCGCAATTCCGGTTACCCGGGTTCTGCACGAAGCACGACTGCACGAGCTGCCGGCGGTGCGCTACGCCGGCTGCATAACGGTACTGGATGCACAACAGGTACTGGGTTTTGACACGCCGGAATCGGTGCCGGAGATCCTGCAGGATACCTTTCGCGCGGCAGATCTGATTCTGTTAAACAAGATCGATCGGGTGCCGTTAATGCAGCGCAGCGGATTGCAGGCCAAGGCCCGGAATCTGGTCCGGGAATGCGGGGGACAGGCGCCGCTGCGGGCTACCCGGTTCGGCCGGGTTTCCCTGAACGAGCTGCTGCAGTCGCTGCCCCATGCCCCGACAGTCTCACCGACAGCGGTTCAGCCCGGTGCGGCACCGGAACTGAAACACGGGGTTTTCCAGTCACATCGTCCATTCTGCTCTGCCGGGATCTATACCTGGCTGCAGGAGATAACCGAAAATCCTCCCGCAGGACTTTTGCGGGCCAAGGGCTTTTTCTACGTAGACTCCATGCCGGACTACATCCTGGTGTTTGATGTCGTGCATCGACATATCGAGATCGGGATCGAGGGGGTTTGGTGGGTCACCATTCCCGCAGAAAAGCGTCCGGATGATCCTGCTATTGCCGAGGCCCTGGCGGCTGGCGGCGAGTTTGCCGACCGGAAACAGCAACTGGTGTTTATCGGCGAGGATCTGGATATTGCATCGCTGCAGCAGCAGCTGGAGAACCTGCTGTGTGATGAGTTCTCGCCCCCGGCGGAGGATGATCCGATGCGCGGGGCGCTGCGCAAACAGCTGGCCCAGCTCAAGTCGGGCCGCAGGCAGAAAAACCGCCGGTTATAA
- a CDS encoding PEGA domain-containing protein — protein sequence MKNTSHKVLWISLVLMIVAAAGAFAQTGATGRTRSRPDTSDTATHQLTVRTNPGDAMILVNGQERKSNTMTLEAGNYTVEARAPGYESRSVEVNLNWNQTITINLQREVRRHSLRVITNVSNAVVYLDGDRAGSGEFATTLDEGRYSLRITAPGYQDHITQVELDRNRTVRVALEPRDGTVILDFPQRTANVFYFIDGNRSAVNSRRGREEITLSPGTYSLRFEAGGISSSEIEVDIRGGERLRIVPTLGFEIESED from the coding sequence ATGAAAAACACGAGCCACAAAGTACTATGGATCAGCCTCGTCCTTATGATCGTTGCAGCAGCAGGAGCCTTTGCACAAACGGGTGCGACCGGACGCACCCGCAGCCGACCTGACACCTCAGACACGGCTACTCACCAGCTTACCGTCCGGACCAATCCCGGCGATGCGATGATACTGGTGAATGGCCAGGAGCGAAAGTCCAACACCATGACCCTGGAGGCCGGTAACTACACCGTCGAAGCCAGGGCTCCTGGATACGAGTCGCGCAGTGTGGAGGTGAATCTTAACTGGAACCAGACCATTACCATCAACCTCCAGCGAGAGGTTCGGCGTCACAGCCTGCGGGTAATCACCAATGTTTCGAATGCGGTGGTGTATCTGGATGGCGATCGTGCTGGCAGTGGGGAGTTTGCGACTACCCTGGATGAGGGGCGCTACTCGCTGCGGATTACGGCGCCGGGGTACCAGGATCACATTACCCAGGTAGAGCTGGATCGGAACCGGACGGTGCGGGTGGCCCTGGAGCCGCGCGATGGTACGGTGATCCTGGATTTCCCGCAACGTACAGCCAATGTGTTTTACTTTATTGATGGCAACCGGTCTGCGGTGAACTCACGGCGAGGTCGCGAGGAGATCACCCTGTCGCCGGGCACATACAGCCTGCGGTTCGAGGCTGGTGGCATATCATCTTCGGAGATCGAGGTTGATATCCGCGGGGGTGAACGGCTGCGGATAGTACCAACACTCGGCTTCGAGATTGAATCGGAAGATTAA
- a CDS encoding carboxypeptidase-like regulatory domain-containing protein, which produces MKLPKSTLLIALTTTAIMLMAACEIEVVSMQSYDFTGRVVDARNPNLSYVGNIDLRLLNADGSTAARTTSSSSGTFRFLDVPNGRYTLTGSRSGWYIPEQQVTVSRNSTSVVGYLPAFQLNSDDIYGISFVLMWQTAEHDLDLYVTYTEENLESNLTADDMPYGSMGPGASDAVYWNNMTSKDAYKEGNLHAIEMDRDVVSNDPSSQTGGIETGYGPETTTLRFIPDLAASGPTVDRYPHGTQNEVDHNGLYAAFGGDAPESFEWIGYSNIYVDVYETPVGSGIPETLRAARPTLYIFQTLPGLTAKHLGTIRAEFDTGTASLARVNYLVHDNTEYFQILPNYRAEPAGPGGGGEFLRSAAGEETPQIIGVRGRTRP; this is translated from the coding sequence ATGAAACTGCCCAAAAGCACACTTTTAATCGCCCTCACAACCACCGCCATTATGCTGATGGCTGCATGTGAGATAGAAGTTGTCAGCATGCAATCCTACGACTTTACCGGTCGGGTGGTAGATGCCCGTAACCCGAATCTCTCCTATGTCGGGAATATCGACCTGCGGCTACTCAATGCCGACGGCTCCACCGCCGCCAGAACTACATCGTCATCAAGCGGCACGTTTCGTTTTCTTGATGTGCCGAACGGACGTTACACACTCACCGGCAGTCGCAGCGGATGGTACATTCCCGAGCAGCAGGTAACAGTATCCCGTAACAGCACCTCGGTGGTCGGCTACCTCCCAGCGTTCCAGCTGAACAGCGACGATATATACGGTATTTCATTCGTACTGATGTGGCAGACCGCAGAACATGACCTGGATTTGTATGTTACCTATACAGAGGAAAACCTTGAATCTAACCTGACTGCTGATGACATGCCCTACGGGTCGATGGGACCAGGGGCATCAGATGCGGTTTATTGGAATAATATGACATCCAAAGATGCGTACAAAGAGGGTAATCTACACGCTATCGAAATGGATCGCGATGTAGTATCCAATGATCCGTCCAGTCAGACCGGTGGTATCGAAACCGGCTATGGACCCGAGACAACCACCCTGCGCTTTATTCCAGACCTCGCGGCAAGTGGGCCAACAGTTGACAGGTACCCTCACGGAACACAAAATGAGGTCGACCACAACGGTCTTTACGCCGCTTTTGGCGGTGATGCACCGGAGTCATTCGAATGGATTGGCTACTCCAATATCTACGTAGACGTGTACGAGACCCCAGTTGGTTCTGGTATACCCGAAACCCTGCGGGCTGCACGCCCCACGCTGTATATCTTCCAGACTTTGCCCGGACTGACGGCAAAGCATCTCGGCACCATCCGTGCCGAGTTTGATACGGGGACGGCATCTTTGGCACGAGTAAATTACCTGGTTCATGATAATACCGAATACTTCCAGATCCTGCCCAACTACCGTGCTGAACCGGCTGGGCCAGGTGGCGGTGGAGAATTTCTGCGCAGTGCTGCTGGCGAGGAAACGCCACAGATCATCGGGGTTCGCGGGCGAACCCGACCGTAA
- the cyaB gene encoding class IV adenylate cyclase, with protein MQMLEIETKAWVNDMGELEQQVAARGRLVRRYHKKDVYFRPISGPQVRVRSETDGSGTVTRKYKEIRDGVETSREDEFTVDRPELAERLLQDLGAEEYIRKEKIGSAYEVDGLTVELSEVVGLGQFIEIEWVGPDEGPGTAEAARGKVVSLAAALGIGPERFEARPYTQLLLERRGSFG; from the coding sequence ATGCAGATGCTTGAAATAGAAACCAAGGCCTGGGTGAATGATATGGGTGAACTGGAGCAGCAGGTTGCTGCACGTGGTCGGCTGGTCCGGCGATACCACAAGAAAGATGTGTATTTCCGGCCGATCTCGGGTCCGCAGGTTCGTGTGCGCAGCGAAACAGACGGCTCGGGGACGGTTACCCGCAAGTATAAGGAAATCCGCGATGGGGTGGAGACCAGCCGCGAGGATGAGTTTACGGTGGATCGCCCCGAGCTGGCTGAACGCCTGTTGCAGGATTTAGGGGCCGAGGAGTATATCCGCAAGGAGAAGATAGGCTCGGCCTACGAGGTGGATGGGCTGACGGTGGAGCTGAGCGAGGTTGTTGGCCTGGGGCAGTTCATCGAGATCGAGTGGGTGGGCCCGGACGAGGGCCCGGGGACGGCAGAGGCAGCGCGAGGGAAGGTTGTGTCGCTGGCGGCTGCGCTGGGGATAGGTCCGGAGCGTTTCGAGGCCCGGCCATACACCCAGCTGCTGCTGGAGCGTCGAGGCTCATTCGGGTAG
- a CDS encoding DUF6765 family protein has protein sequence MNGEFHYYWTWILASEAGLSETDAEILAISAQYPDENIDPVRVRTPQGSYDSVTTHHYGFWSSTAHREILVPFHFIPGDPEIAAAARRDHAPAPWTVTPKSPIAKRMLINALKTRNLYRIGIALHAYADTWAHQNFSGLQHPANQRPQTSRSASRLLPPIGHAQYRLKPDILHSVWHDRRLVPEQQRVVNRDRFFAAARMIYRYLCTFNHRNPDNWPLVRDRLERLIGPPGHEKSPEERLLDYQIEFGVPPAARHSWKAEALLPSPGSAAAASAADSGAASGQSAAVQEKLRWFRDELLERSSLRERAEVTAAAGFYDSHWYRWMEAARAHRGDVEVLLLE, from the coding sequence ATGAACGGCGAATTCCACTACTACTGGACCTGGATCCTGGCATCCGAGGCCGGCCTCAGCGAAACCGACGCCGAAATCCTGGCTATCTCGGCCCAGTATCCGGATGAGAATATCGATCCGGTTCGGGTACGCACCCCCCAGGGCAGCTACGACAGTGTCACCACACACCACTATGGCTTCTGGAGCAGCACCGCCCATCGCGAAATCCTGGTTCCCTTTCACTTTATCCCCGGAGACCCGGAAATCGCCGCTGCTGCCCGGCGCGATCACGCACCGGCACCATGGACCGTCACCCCTAAATCGCCCATCGCCAAACGCATGCTCATAAACGCCCTGAAAACCCGTAACCTCTACCGCATCGGGATCGCCCTGCACGCCTACGCCGATACCTGGGCGCATCAGAACTTCAGCGGGCTGCAGCACCCGGCCAATCAACGCCCGCAGACATCGCGCAGCGCCTCCAGACTCCTGCCCCCCATCGGCCACGCCCAGTACCGCCTCAAACCGGACATCCTGCACAGCGTCTGGCACGACCGCCGCCTTGTTCCCGAGCAGCAGCGCGTAGTCAACCGCGACCGGTTTTTTGCCGCCGCCCGCATGATCTACCGCTACCTGTGCACCTTCAATCACCGCAACCCCGACAACTGGCCGCTGGTCCGGGATCGCCTTGAACGCCTGATCGGCCCTCCTGGTCATGAAAAAAGCCCGGAGGAGCGATTACTCGATTATCAGATTGAGTTCGGGGTTCCTCCGGCCGCGCGCCATTCCTGGAAAGCCGAAGCCCTGCTGCCGTCCCCCGGCAGCGCCGCCGCGGCCAGCGCTGCTGATTCAGGGGCGGCCTCCGGTCAATCGGCTGCCGTGCAGGAAAAACTGCGCTGGTTTCGCGACGAGCTGCTGGAGCGCAGCAGCCTGCGCGAGCGGGCCGAGGTAACGGCCGCAGCTGGATTTTACGACTCTCACTGGTACCGCTGGATGGAGGCCGCCCGCGCACATCGTGGTGATGTGGAGGTGTTACTCCTTGAGTAG
- a CDS encoding MarC family protein, translating into MSLFISLFFLLTPFFVLSTFLALTQEYEPRQRHKLAVEVAIGTMVVGAVIYLLGNHIFALFGINLHSFRMGTGILLMLSAINLVQGGDSGKLKGLDKGSISVVPLSIPITVGPATIGYLLVLSSEAVDTGEMVLTLTAFALAALCVGVMLYAASWIERVLGRSGLTILSKITGLILSALAAQMFMLGFTHFV; encoded by the coding sequence ATGAGTCTTTTTATCAGTCTGTTCTTTTTGCTGACGCCGTTCTTTGTGCTGTCAACCTTTCTGGCGCTGACCCAGGAGTATGAGCCGCGGCAGCGGCACAAACTGGCAGTGGAGGTCGCTATCGGAACGATGGTGGTCGGGGCAGTAATCTATCTGCTGGGGAATCATATCTTTGCACTGTTCGGGATCAATCTGCACTCATTTCGCATGGGAACCGGGATTCTGCTGATGCTGTCGGCGATCAATCTGGTGCAGGGTGGGGACTCTGGCAAGCTCAAGGGGCTGGACAAGGGCAGTATTTCGGTGGTGCCGCTGTCCATTCCGATCACGGTGGGGCCGGCAACCATCGGGTATCTGCTGGTGTTGTCCTCCGAGGCGGTTGATACCGGCGAGATGGTGCTGACCCTGACGGCCTTTGCACTGGCGGCACTGTGTGTCGGGGTGATGCTGTATGCGGCTTCATGGATCGAGCGGGTGCTGGGACGTTCAGGGCTTACGATCCTGAGCAAGATCACCGGATTGATTCTGTCTGCTCTGGCCGCACAGATGTTCATGCTGGGATTTACGCATTTTGTATAG